TCTGTGACTTTAAAAATTCAGTAGAATTATATGGTCGGCTTTATCAACAACGACCCattcattctcaataattttaaGATTTGGTAAAATTAATATGATTTGCTACAACATCGTATTAACGATGACTTTCTTATTATTGATTTGGGAAAATTATGTTAAGCTATTCTAGCTCATGCAATGTATGGTTACCTGACAAGCCTGACATCCTTGATTTCCGACCACCACTACCGTCGGTGATGCAGCATGGGGTTGTGCGGCGATGGGGTGCCCATACTGTTGTGGGGGTGGGGCTCCATAGGGCTGCTGCTGTGGGACCCCATAGGGCTGCGGCTGTGGGGGTCCATAGGGCTGCGGCTGAGGGTACGGAGGCGAAGCTACAAAAGATAAATGATCATAATAACCAAACAATATAATCAACCGTCTAAGCCAGGTGGAACCATCCTGCCGCCCACCGAAGCTtacgccaacacaaaccctgtctacagacccttcattggtctttTACATTCCCCACCATTCTATGTATTAAACCAATCAGATGCGTAGCGAATTTGCCGGTGAAAAACAACGTATCTGATTGGTTCGATACATAGACTGATGACCGCCCGGT
This genomic interval from Tubulanus polymorphus chromosome 8, tnTubPoly1.2, whole genome shotgun sequence contains the following:
- the LOC141910218 gene encoding uncharacterized protein LOC141910218, whose amino-acid sequence is MSQNAPPPYNPASPPYPQPQPYGPPQPQPYGVPQQQPYGAPPPQQYGHPIAAQPHAASPTVVVVGNQGCQACQQGSYVSNFTCCGICCAIIFFPIGIICCCLMKERHCTGCGRRL